TCCATTTCCAGTATATTAGTAAGCGCATAAGATCAATGACCCATCAAATGAACAGGGAATTGGAGGAGATTTTGCAAGAGCGTATCTAAGTAACGTTTGTGTTGCCAAAGAATGCCAAAGGAACGGGCTTGCTTCTCTCCTTATCGAGAAATCAAAATTAGTTGCTCAAGATTGGGGTAACATGTCTTAATTCTCGTTATTTCTGTTTTATTTCAAACGAGTCAAATATAAAAATTATCTAAAAGGGAAATAACACATGTCAAATGAGTTGAAAGTAACCTGATTCGTCTTTATTTAAGAAGTTTGAATTTTTATTAAGCGTATATGTGTCAACTTTCAGGGATTAGTGATTTATATGTGCACGTTGCTGTTGACAATGAGCCGGCCAAGAATCTGTACATAAAATGTGGTTTTGTTTATGAGAGTGAGGAACCTGCGTGGCAGGCGAGGTTTCTTGATCGTCCACGAAGGCTACTTCTGTGGATGGGTCTTCCCAATAATTACAATTGGTAATCAAACCGTTACGGCTGTAGCCATAATGTTTAAGCATAAGTATTCGTCTAAAAGTGGTTGTATTCTCATATACAGTTATTTGTGTATAAAGTTTGGTATACGGCCTTATCGGTTATTGGTTACATGTTTATTTTTGTTGCAATGGTGAGCGTAGCaatcgctatagcgcgctacgtagcatataggtcTAGGCTCGCAATTAGGGTTGTAGCGGTAGATAGCGGTAATAGCgacaatttatatatttttttgttttttaatataaactAGGGGGTAACCCCTCCCAGGTTCTTTGTGGTGCCACAAAACCACCGCCACCACAAGGGTAGGCCATACGGGTTGGGTCTGCCTTAAGAAGTACCCGTGAACCATTTGAGTTGTTTGAGATCAAAGATAACCTTAGGATGTTGATGGGTTGTGATTGGTTGGGGCATTTgactttaaaaattaaaaaaaaaaagtttatcgCAAGGGTGTGGAGACACGTcagggttttgtgactaaatggtagttttaaagttttttttgtCTTGACGGGATTTGATAGGTTGAGGTATGGGTACTACCGTTGAGTGCCCTTTCCACTAGGTTTATAACGATAATTACAAAATAAACctaacaagattttggctaaattaattagattattataaataataataatttacaaataaaacaacacaacttgcAACAAAGCAATGCATGAAATACCATATTAACACACAATACAATATTTTAATGCTAAAACCTAATACAAATTAATAGTATTACAAAATAAACctaacaagattttggctaagttaattagattattataaataataataatttacaaataaaacaacacaacttgcAACAAAGCAATGCATGAAACACCATATTAACACACATTACAATATTTTAATGCTAAAACCTAATACAAATTAATAGTATTACAAAATAAACctaacaagattttggctaagttaattagattattataaataataataatttacaaataaaacaatacAACTTGCAACAAAGCAATGCATGAAACACCATATTAACACATAGTACAATATTTTAATGCTAAAACCTAAtacaaattaatagtatataaatagcaattaaatatagctataaaataactggattttaggtttttgcttaatatacatgtaaaataacaTATACACTAGGGTAtttttttgatataatatacatataaaaaaaattctagtatatcgctatttataaaatagttgtccgctatttatcgctatatataggtaccttatcgctatttgttGCTATTCGTCATTAACAACTATGTTGCTAAGTGAAGAtacaataaaaaaaagtttatgGATCATATGTTGGCAGACAAAATTAAAACTAGGTACCCGACCTGTTGGATTTCAGGGCCGAACATCGATCGATTGCTCAAACTAGGAAAACAAGTTATTAACATTAATATAACTACCACAGGTTGGCATCTTATGTATTTGTAATGGTGTAATCTTGATCTCAGATAAGAAATACATACAGTCTCTGTCTCTCTAGTCTGATCGTGGCCATAGCCTAATCGAGTGGAGCATGTTATATAGTTTTAGCCATGTGTTGCGATTGTTACTATGTCACTCTTCGATTACTTCTTTTGTTATTGGTAGATTTCTATTTTTATATTCTTAGTTCTATTTGTGTGTCTGCTAATGTTTTGAAGTCGTGGGTCTCGGTCTCTGACAAGCATAGAGGTATGGTTTGCTTACATCACACCCTCTTAGCCCCTACCAATAGATTTGTTATTTGGTAGATTTACTTGATACACTTGTTTACGTACAAGGCTGTTTCGATAAAATATGAATACCTACTAAAGTGACTCTGTCGGAAAAACATGTATTATTACAAACAAACACCGTAAACTAATAAGGTGAGAAAAACTCCTAAAATGTCGTCAACTTGGTAGAAAGAACATGTTAAAAGTACAAACTACTGCTTTTGTGCTTCTAAAACCCTCCAATATTGGACACTGATACCGACACATAACGACGTCTATATATGTGTTTAAATATGTTATAGATTAGCGATACTCACCTTTTAAACTTCATGACTTATATAACCAAGTATGCCTTGTAAATTAGAAACTTCATGACATAAAATGGCAATCCACCATACGCAATTGCAAAGTTGAAACAAGAGTTGGTGAATCTTGCACACTCCGTTAACCATAGCGTACTAAATGGATGGAGAGATTTTACGCCAAATTCTACCCCATAGCTTTGTAAAATGGGGTTTTGATTACAGCATAATAACATGGTTTATTGATTTATAATACTACATACAGATGTCATCCTTCAGGAGTTTCCAAACACATTCCGTCAACAATAGTCCATTTTGTCATTTGCAGTACACGCCACCTGCACTAGCTCCCTGCTTAATCAACCATTAAAGATAAATCATAACCCAAATTGACCATTCGGTTAAAAATTGCGACATTCAGCCTACCTTGATTTACCTGTGAACTAATATGGTAATTATGGCATAGACGGTACGATCTTCCCTGAGCACGTACCAAATCCAACATTGTAACCGTTCCCCTGAAATAACGTCATTTAATCAGCACCCCCAAAAAAATTGGAAGGAGTTAAAATGGAAACATAAGTTACTTTGCAGCAACCACTGATGATAACTTCATCTCCATCTTCCAAAAATTTACGAGTCGTTTTACCAAGAGACAACTCTTTTGTTCCGTTCCATGTTAACTCTAACAAGCATCCATAAGATTCAGATTCCTGTAAAAATCAAGCACGGCGTATTAAATTTACGTCTACCTAGGGGCGACAATTCCTGACACAACAAGACCCGTCTAATAAAAAGATTGTGtttgggttgacccgtttaattaAATGAGCCATTCAGTTGACATGTTTAACCCGTTTAATTAAACAGGTCAACACGTCAAGctgtttaaaaaaagaaatatattaTACAAGGTCATCCCGCCAACCCATTTACAATTGGATTACAACCCATTTACATCCATTTTGACTTGATTAAATAACTGGGTTACATGGAGTTGTGTTCGGGTTACACAATTTTAACTGTGTCAAGGTTCGGTTTGATGTCTCTGACAAGAATAATTAAATATTCATACGGGTCGTGTCCCGACACGATTACCACCCCATGCCGAACTGTACTTGAATAATCACAAAAATTGTATAAACAAAGCTAACGTCTTACAGGTCCACTTATTGTTCCAGTTCCAAGGAGATCTCCAGGCCTCAAGTTACAGCCGTTAATAGTATGGTGTGCAAGTTGTTGCGTTAGAGTCCAGTACCTAATAAAATTAACGATTTTGACTTTTAACTAAAATACTAAACAATTTAAATGCCATTCTACTTATCTGGTGAACTGAAACATGTCTGAAAATTACAAGTGGTTGAAATTGGTCCTTGTGATGGTGAATGATTCTTCTTGTCCAGCCGGTTTAACCTGAACTTCCAAAGAAATATCATAGTTCTTGGAAACTTTCTCCGCAAGATACGGCAAAGGTGGAGGGATCTGTGATTTTAAAAGGTGAATTAGCATGCAAAGTCGAGGAGTAGAGTTGAATGTCGCGTATCTACCTGATTGGGAGCATCACAAGCAAATGGTTCAAGAGCGTCAAGAGTTACGATCCATGGTGATACTGTAGTCCCTGAAAAACACCAACAAAGCGTCGGCTAATTGAACATTTGAATGTGTAGCACATATATTATATTCCATAAAACAAAACCGGATTCGTACCGAAACTTTTGCCGAGAAACGGACCAAGAGGCACATACTCCCATGCTTGAATGTCTCTTGCTGTATAAAACATTGTTTAACCGATGTAACGTGTTAACCAGCGAGACCAGTGACATGTGGCTATAATATTAGGTTAAAAAATGCATACCACTCCAGTCATTCATTAGCACTACTCCGAAAATGTGGTCTGCAGCCTCGTTAACATCTATTGGCTTTCCTAGTTCATTCCCTGGTCCAACTACAGCAGCCTTGAAGCAATATGCAATAGATAACAATAAATTACAAAAAACAAAGGTGACAAAAGATTAGTCATAGGGGTGCAACCAAGCCAAGCGGCCCGCGAGCTGCTcaagaaaaagctcgaaacgagccgagccttattgATCCTGAGctcgagccttagtgtaatattagtttttattaatatttaataacatttaccTCTTATTTAAAGTTGTCTAGTTAACGAGCTGAGCCAAGCttattttaacttgtttacaagccaaGCCCGAACCTAAAGTTAAGCTTGTTtggtaaacgagcccgagcccgagcttcacttattgAGCTAGCGAGCCTAAacaagtctattatttatattaattttatttaatatattaattaatagataataaacgagccgatcCCAAGCCTAGCTCGAACTTGAGAAACtaccaacgagccgagctcgagctttgaaaacaaagctcgaaccAAGCCAAGCTCGaactctcataagttaatcgagctcagACTCGGCTCGTTTGCATCCCTAGAACTCATAGATATTAGATAAGCATTGCAGAAGTGCATGGTGGAAAAGTTACCATTTCAAGCTCAAAGTCCAGTTTTCTTGAAGGTCCAAAGTATGGTGGAGAGTTACCACTCGGATGACCTTGACCTCTGGAAGAAAAACGAAACGTGTTTAAGATAGGATCTTGAACTCTTATAATGGGTCATCCCAAATTTTGGATAAATAATAATTATAGGTTGATGATAATAGGTTTACTATAGGGAATGGAAACATATACGGAAAAGAATAAACAGAGGAACTCCATTTCTGACCTCCATTTCATGACTGATCACTAAACTTCAAGAGTATTGCAAAGTCGCATGTGTCTCTACCATCTATGTACAGTATGTGTCTAAGTAGTTACTAGTTAATGTGGTAAAAAATCGGATatgatatttgagatatcggttgtcgcggtgggatatcggtaattttaatatcatgcaaaaaatttatatataccaatttaacactaacaattcagtatactctactaccattaacaaattaaccttttgcaacttgcaaacactaacaattgtagcaagtaggaactgattaagacttaaaaGTTAAAACGCTAACatttaacaattaagacttaaaacactaatagcagcaataagaagaaaaacGAATGGTacaactaagaagaaaggtactgatattggggcaatcggtgatatatcggtccaATATCGCCGATATTACCGGTACCGAtattgacaccgatattttacatgggggccgataaccgatatatcagtgataggtcaccgatattaactgcataggtaTGTGTTACCTTGGTCTAATAATATCAGTGCCAGATATAACAATAGATGATGCTCGTCCATGATAGGCGATGGGGAGATGAAACCTAAAAAACCATACCAGTTATATATACACGTCTGTAGTCTGATTATATATACACGTCTAAAATACCATACCAGTTGGGATTAATTGGATTCTCCGGACCCCTGAATATGGTCCCACAATTCTTAGCATGATGCATGGATGAAAAGAAGTCTGTGTAGTCCCCGATAGCAATAGGAAGAAGCATTTCTACCTCATCCTGAAGCGTTACACGTTAAATAAGTCTAGACTCCAGTACAACACAAAGCTACAAAATGTTCATCAACATATCTCTTACCATAGGTAAAAGTGCCTTCTGCCTTAAACTTGCATTATTTTGTAAAGCCGGTTCAGTAGCTACATTAAAAAATCACGTCATAATTTTTTAACAAAAGATACTTGGAATTTTGATTTTTATCAAACGAGTTAACTTGTTTTGTATTTTACATATGACAGAAAAGATTTATATATGCAAGTTAACAGGAAAAAAAGAGAGATATCATGACGTATCACACATGATAATAGCTTTTGCAGAGTAGCACGAGCTTCCTTCCATGCTGGTCTTCCCAGTTCTAGAAACTTGTTAAGGTTTGACTGCATTCaaaacaaataatatttgaaGACACGTTAAGAATAGTTCATAAATGCATTCAAAACAATATTATTTTCCAAGGGCAGGAGATTAGGAGCATGATCTTCCTTTCACAACCGCTTTTTGGCACTCACCAACTACATTTCCTAGATGTGAGTCTGTGAGTCATATCCTGACAAAACGGTTAGACTCTCAGTTTTACAATTTAACTCATACCAAACAATTACACCCATATATCCTACACAATCTGTCCCAAAAACATTACTCTCAACACATATCATTTCAATTTCTTTCATTATTCACCTAAAGCTAAAGTTCAACTTAatccatcatcatcatactcagtaaaccccaccaatagcaaagctaaggcagggtctgaggagggtaagatgtagacagccttacctctacccctgTAGGAATAGaccagtgagacccccgactcgatagtagctttgcatcaagccttggacataagacatAACACTCGACAATTaggacaaaggccgattagtgcatgtacccttgtctttcggctatcaacaccACCACATAATGCACGCCTAACCGTCCGCTGCTtttaacgttaaaattagtgcaatttcactccACAATAGCACTCCAATTTCCAAACGCTTATCTCCTAACATCTTCAAACCATAGTTCCTAGGCGCTATGTTCAACTCTCCAGGCGCACTAAATAccgatttatttatttttttaattatttaatgcAAAATTATTGATCTTCTCCATAATTTAAGCTTCCACGGTACCTATTGAGGCAAGGTTTATCATATTTCTGATCCAGTTTAGAACTTTCAAgcaaggtttaaaagaacggaaacgagtttcgaggcgttttcccttcgcatCACGAGGCAtaagcctcgaggcgaaacgaggcgtaaggccaaggcggtattaataaataaatataaaaattatatatattataaaaataataataataataataataataataataatactaactaatttcatcatcagattcatcaaaattatcaaaaacatacataaaaaagacatgaaatgcttgaaattgacacaaaaagtcaaaaacatcaaaaacaaccaTGAATATCCCATGAGGCGCACTTGAGGCGCAGCCTTTCTTAGCGCCGCAGCCCCTCTGAGGCGTATATGCAGTAAAAACCCCATGAGGCGCGCCTCAAACtcgttttttggccgtttcgcctcgagggcgttttttaaaaccatgcttTCAAATTTTCGAATTACATTTACATCTTCACtattttagaacttttggtactaattagattatattaaatgttatataatagtgattgtttattttattttaagaatACTATTATTCTAATACAATTATTTTTCATTTAAGTGCTTTTTTTTCCAGGCCCTCCCCTTTTTTGCGCCTTGCGGCTAGGCCTACGCACCTTGAGTGCCCCTAGCGCCTTTGATAACTATGCCTCAAACACAAAATCCTCTAACAAACTGAAACACCTAATTTCAGAATCCAATAGTACGTCAACTTAGACTATTCCACAAAATCAACCACACACTTGATCATTCTCAGTCAACATTATACATCAAAATCATACAAACTTAAACAAACTTCTAGGTCATAACCTAAAACGAAACAGTACAACAGCAATACCTGATGAAAACAATCAGAACCGGAAATCAAGGGACCGTCAAACAAAGCAGCCGAATGAATCGCAGAGAGATCGAGAACGTAGTCTCCGATCGCAACTCCGGGCCTTGGAGTGACGGTAGAATCTGTGCGATGTTTAAAGATACCATAGGGCAGGTTATGTATGGAGAAGTGTGAGTCCGGTTTGACTTCAACGAAGGCGGTCAGCGCCATGGCTGATCGGAAGGATGAGTGAGTTCAGTGGTGGATGAACTCCGATGAACACAAGAGCAGCATGGAAGTGTAAGAGGGTAGGTTCAGTGTGTGTTGATATGGAGGAACATGTGTCTTCGGTACTGATAAGAACGTGACTGAAATGAAATGTAACAACCATAGCCAAATTagtgaaattaccaaaaaaaaatcgtaaaattggatttaaataatccaaaCTTTCTTAATTTGGTCGATAATAATCTtaactcagttattggccgataataattcgAACTGGTTCACTTTTCGCCGATAATAGTGTACGCTAaatatagcttaacggagttaagtttttttttccgaattataaaccgatgttttagtgcttttgattagaacgagtatacgagttgattgatgtaaaatttacctcgaaatatTGCCCCAAACGACGAaattggtgcttcaattcgggtgtttaaactttcaattaacaaaaatcaatcCGTTTGAAGCACACCgtttcaaggtaagttttacataaatcgacttgtatcatcgttctgatcaaaatccataaaacatcggtttgtaatttggaaaaaaaaaaaaaacttaactctgttaagctattttaacggcggactattatcggccaaaagtggaccagttcggattattatcaaccaataactgagttgagattattatcgatcaaattgagaaagttgagattatttaaatcaaatttgccaaaaaaaaattacattagaCTATGGGATGTTGGAGGGATTGGGTTGGGGGCGTTGCTCCACACGTGACGATTGTGGGCTCCACCAGACCACCCCAAAAGAATTGAGGTGTGGAAGCGGCACTGGTGGTCCATGTTGGTTTTTTTATATACTTgagatttataaaataaaacacaagcttatattaatttaaaaaaaaagttacataacatcctaaaaattaaaaaaaaaaactacttattaaatcctaaaaaataaaaaagtagtTAATAATTCCTAAAAAAACTTACAGAGTTCAATAAATGTTAAAGTGGGGAACCCACTTAAATTCTGGATTCCCGTCATGCCTCTATTTGATCTTCGCGATCTCCATTCGATCGTCGTGGCTCAGGTCGCCCGCTGTGTTTGGTGTGAGATTGGTTGAAGAAGATTTGTAAATAATTGTGGAAAAAATGAAGTTTAAGATGTGTATTTATAggtaaaaatttgattttttatatTGCAACCGCCATGCCCAACGGCTACCCCAAACGGTATAATTTCACCACCCAATCCTAGCCAGCCCGCTCAGACCCCCTCCCCCGCCCAATGCCAGGCTTCAAAGCCACGCAAGCGGGGCAACGCCGTGGCCAACGCTGGCACGGTGTGGGTTAGCCAGTGTTGCCTGGCATCCCCGGCCTCGTAAAACACCCCACACCCGCTAGTCTTATCAAGTAAAAATTGGTGTAGTAAAGTTATATAGGgtgtgtttgggttagcttatttaagTTTAGaatatttttttgttaaaagAAGTTATTAACTTATGACTTTTTTAGAAGAAGCTTCTAAAATAGTTTATGGGTTAGCTTATAAGCCAATAAGttaagtagtttttttttaaaaagtgtttggtttaacttattcatgtaaaatgactaaaaagaACATCCCTATAAAAAGTGTTTGATTTAGCTTATTCAATTTTTTCCTCTCTTTCATATTGAAAAACAACTTACAAAATATATAACATAAAATTCGTTTACAACTATCAACGCGAAAGGGACAATCAAAAACAGATGTCGCAATGGATATGTGTCACAACCCCCGGTATTTTACTCACCCGGTGGGCCCGGATAGGGTATACGTGACTAGATTGATATCAAATACACAGATAGCACAACGGAAGTCTTGGATTTAAAATACTATTACAAATATAAATGTCCAAATGTTCAAAAATATTATACAGACAGATGTAtcaaaagatccacaggcggatcgtaAATTTACAAAATGATGAAATAACAAACTATTAGGCTTCTTATGCAAGGAGTTGGAAATTCCTCTTAAGCATTACCGGGCACTTCCAGCCTATTTCGTAACCTTGcaacctgtcacttagtcttttgaagatacgtcagtttacactggtaaatacaaataaacgacacattttgaaaatatttcaaaattgtTTTAAGTGCACAAGTCACATTCAATTTTATAAATAACTTGAGACAATAATAATTATCTTGTATACAATTTTACGTTCTTGTCAGGGGCGGACTTAAAGCTAGCCCAAGGTGGGCGGCGCACCCCcaggaaaaaaaaaattagtgctaagttccgtcgaaaatcccatctgcaccccttgaaatttttcgtctgcaccccttggattttttcgtccgcaccccttaagTAAAAAgagttatcaatttatattttaaattttttttagtaaactctttttttttaaaacactacctaaattatattacttttaatacctaaataactaaacccaaatacccaatatCTTTAACTAGCCCACTCctaagtcttagcccaataaacaaatctaacaaatcaacaatatttcaaactaaaataaaataaacaagcccaAAACCCTTACATATTCTCTCCCACTCTCTATCATCCCTACACGCACGCCAGCGATCAGAACATCAGCGACAACAACAGCCGcataccaccgtaatcagccatcATACCACCGCCGATCAAACACGAGTAAGTTTatttgttatttttgatgatttttggttgatttttggttgatttttggtAGGGTGGGACGGAACCGGTAGCCACCGGAAGTGAATTTTTGATGGCAGGAAACATGTGTGCTTCTTGTTAGTGATGACATGTTATTTTGTGGTGggttatatatgtatattttgttagtgatgatgatgataatattttgtcttttttttgGTGGGTTATATACGATCCGACCTGATGTTtgggtttcttttttttttaacggtgtatatgatgtttagatgatttttagtgtGATTTATATTATGATTTCTAGGGTTTGAATACATGATACATTATGTAATATGTTTGTCAAGTCTTGTAAGGTTAATGGTTTCGACGAATATTCACGTAACTTTTACATTGGTATATCGGTTATTGAAGCTTGTTCTCGTATTACCcgttgcaaccgcaaccgttgaaagatgtttttcagcaatgaagaatgtgaagacCGACTTGCGTAACCGGATTGACGATGAGAACTTTAGTGATAGTTGTATATATTATATAGAGAAAGAGTTGCTTAAGAAAGTTggtttagatgatgttttggatagatttcaaaaaatgaaaacgcGTAGggcgacgttttaattatgtttataacaaggtttgacatgttttgatgattatataaatttagtttgatgttcttttgttttacatgacccgacccgactcgAACCGACCCAATACGAAccaatttttttacttatataccttggggcctaaaatttttaaaaatgttccgcacccctaTGAAAAAATTTCTAGGTCCGCCACTGGtgcttgtcaatacatatggggcccaGTACAGAAACCGATAACatgattaactgacacgccacttTAACCCATAAAGAGTATCCCAATATGGgtagaaaaatattttataatagcattagcatctgtcgggtgtatgcctacaccccgtgcttaagtcgttgccatttgcaattaaatgagccgaAGATATctaggacacggtcgcattaacccccaatgtttatgttctcaagcaaaacagattaaaacgggttatgcggattctagtcacaatccgacatatgatcccacacccgaccaagcggtaataatttaccgtatcccaagctcgtatagggaaaataggttaaaagCATTTACCTGGCTTAAATAAGTCTTACAATGTAAGATAATATAATAAGCACGGTCGTTATCAAATAACTAAGCTTGGTTGCAATCTACTGGAATGCCTTAGTCTAGAGTAGATGGTATAATAAGCAATTAGAATGTTAATAGATCTTATTCAAGTCATAGTCTTGGACCGGTTAACTTAAAATAACGAAAAcggtacgatacgctagattaagcgatgattggatagaatgtagtttaaaccctcacaagtactaagacttgtataatatgggtaaacatgtttacattctggaatttgaaataaattcaaaagatttgacccgtttcgataaACTTaagtaaactagttacataagctaaCTGTACGCGCATAGGCGGTATCGAGTGATTGGATGAGCTAAAAACAAGTTCATTATGCCAAAAtactttaattatgttataacatcagtaggtaatcaGATTTATATGCCTTttatggtttaaaaccaaactatgcaccataagggcattttagtcataaTGTGGGATCcatgaacttgtataaaaacATAAGTTATAAACAAATTCATTCTGCCAAAACATGATAATTATATTACCATATTAGTAGCTTATCAAATTTATATGATCTTCATTGTTTAAAACCAAGTTATGcacaaaaagggtattttggtgaATAATAGGCATATTATAAGAACTTGTGTAAAAACTCATAATCTGATTATGATCAAGTAGTATAACCACAAAGGGATATTTAACACTATAACATGATCATAATGCAACTTAGAATCAGTAGCTAAAGTTGCTAAATTGGGTCAGAATtggaagtcaaagcaaaagtcaaactgcttgactttcggttgcgaaccgacacATAAACTGGAAATGACGGGCTGAACATGTTTATAGATGTTCTAATATTAGTTACCAATTGATTTAGTGTTAAAAACATGAGTTAAAACAATTACAAATTCCTTTTATAAAGTTTCCGAAAATTTAtcgtttgactttttattatacttaactttgacccgtcatttgacCAACTTAACGTGATTTCCAAGATGTGCCCTTTTATTATACTTAACTTTTACCCATCTAGGACAatctctggtccagatagttgGGCTTCCCCAACTTCAGCCCAACAAACGGGCATCCTACATTTTCTCccatataaggcctcaaaaggagcagccttgatgcttgtatgataactgttattgtaggagaattatATTAGGGGGAGATGGTCATCCCAAATTCCACccaagtcaatcacacatgccctaagaaTGTCTTTCaaagtttggatagtacgctcactctgtccatcagtCTAAGGATGGTAAGCCATACTAAAGTTCAATCTTGTGCCTAatgattgctggaaactcttccagaaatgagatgtatatatagtatctctatcagatacaATAGATACTGGCACGCCATGTAGGGATACTATCTCATCCACATATAGTTTAGCCAATTTATCAGAATTATACGTCTCCTTGAGTGGCAAAAAGTGGGCTAACTTAGTCAGCCTATCACCGATGACCTAAATCGTG
The Helianthus annuus cultivar XRQ/B chromosome 6, HanXRQr2.0-SUNRISE, whole genome shotgun sequence genome window above contains:
- the LOC110884238 gene encoding fumarylacetoacetase, yielding MALTAFVEVKPDSHFSIHNLPYGIFKHRTDSTVTPRPGVAIGDYVLDLSAIHSAALFDGPLISGSDCFHQSNLNKFLELGRPAWKEARATLQKLLSSTEPALQNNASLRQKALLPMDEVEMLLPIAIGDYTDFFSSMHHAKNCGTIFRGPENPINPNWFHLPIAYHGRASSIVISGTDIIRPRGQGHPSGNSPPYFGPSRKLDFELEMAAVVGPGNELGKPIDVNEAADHIFGVVLMNDWSARDIQAWEYVPLGPFLGKSFGTTVSPWIVTLDALEPFACDAPNQIPPPLPYLAEKVSKNYDISLEVQVKPAGQEESFTITRTNFNHLYWTLTQQLAHHTINGCNLRPGDLLGTGTISGPESESYGCLLELTWNGTKELSLGKTTRKFLEDGDEVIISGCCKGNGYNVGFGTCSGKIVPSMP